The following are encoded together in the Bacteroidota bacterium genome:
- the nrfD gene encoding polysulfide reductase NrfD produces MFKEASIREPLILGDKISYHQISEDVARPVEGKANKLWWTVFTIMFCAMLWGFGCLAYTVGTGIGAWGANKTVGWAWDITNFVWWIGIGHAGTLISAVLLLFRQRWRMGINRSAEAMTIFAVICAAIFPVFHMGRVWLAYWVMPIPNQFGSLWVNFNSPLLWDVFAISTYFTVSVIFWYLGLIPDFAMIRDRAKVAGNKMRQMMYQILSFGWSGRVKDWVRFEEVSLVLAGLSTPLVFSVHSIVSMDFATSIVPGWHTTIFPPYFVAGAIFSGFAMVLTLVLIMRKVLGLEHYITVKHIEYMNIIITLTGSLVGIAYLTEFFISWYSGVVYESYAFINRSSGPYWWAYATMMTCNLVSPQLFWFKKIRTNLMATFILSLVVNTGMWFERFVIIVTSLHRDYLPSSWTMYSPTWIEVGIFIGTLGFFFTAFLAFSRVFPVIAQSELKTIMKISSKVFKQKNQP; encoded by the coding sequence ATGTTTAAAGAAGCATCCATACGCGAGCCGCTCATTTTAGGAGATAAAATTTCATATCACCAGATTTCGGAAGATGTTGCCCGCCCCGTTGAAGGCAAAGCAAACAAATTATGGTGGACGGTGTTCACCATTATGTTCTGCGCAATGCTCTGGGGATTTGGCTGCCTTGCTTACACGGTAGGAACAGGAATTGGCGCATGGGGAGCAAACAAAACTGTTGGATGGGCTTGGGACATTACTAATTTCGTTTGGTGGATTGGTATTGGTCATGCGGGAACACTTATCTCCGCAGTGCTGTTGCTTTTCCGCCAGCGCTGGAGAATGGGAATCAACCGCTCGGCAGAAGCGATGACAATTTTTGCAGTTATTTGTGCGGCAATTTTTCCTGTGTTTCACATGGGAAGAGTTTGGCTGGCGTACTGGGTAATGCCCATTCCGAATCAGTTCGGTTCTCTCTGGGTGAATTTTAATTCTCCGCTTCTCTGGGATGTGTTTGCAATCTCAACTTACTTCACCGTATCAGTTATTTTCTGGTATCTCGGATTGATTCCCGACTTTGCAATGATTCGCGACCGCGCAAAAGTTGCCGGCAACAAAATGCGCCAGATGATGTACCAGATTCTTTCTTTCGGTTGGAGCGGAAGAGTGAAGGACTGGGTTCGCTTCGAAGAAGTTTCTCTCGTGCTTGCGGGACTTTCCACTCCGCTTGTGTTTTCAGTTCACTCAATCGTTAGTATGGACTTTGCAACTTCAATAGTTCCGGGCTGGCACACAACCATCTTTCCTCCTTACTTTGTTGCGGGAGCAATTTTTTCCGGCTTCGCTATGGTGCTTACGCTTGTGCTCATTATGAGAAAAGTGTTAGGGCTCGAACATTACATTACGGTGAAACACATTGAGTACATGAACATCATCATCACGCTTACCGGCTCTTTGGTGGGCATTGCTTACCTCACCGAATTTTTTATTTCGTGGTATTCAGGCGTGGTATATGAATCGTATGCGTTTATCAATCGCTCATCGGGACCTTACTGGTGGGCTTACGCAACTATGATGACCTGTAATCTGGTTTCTCCGCAACTTTTCTGGTTCAAAAAGATTCGCACAAATCTTATGGCAACATTTATTTTGTCGTTGGTGGTGAACACCGGGATGTGGTTCGAGCGTTTTGTGATTATCGTTACTTCGCTTCACCGCGATTATCTTCCTTCTTCGTGGACAATGTATTCGCCCACGTGGATTGAAGTTGGAATTTTCATCGGCACGCTTGGATTTTTCTTCACCGCATTCCTCGCGTTCTCAAGAGTATTTCCTGTAATTGCGCAGAGCGAATTAAAAACGATTATGAAAATTTCAAGCAAGGTATTTAAACAAAAAAACCAGCCCTAA
- a CDS encoding DUF3341 domain-containing protein, which yields MKSIHAIYDDDEVLVSAAKKINGAGIKVKEVFTPFAVHGLAEALHVPRTRIAICSFLYGCTALSLACLGIWYFMVSDWPMDVGGKPNWTLYHNIPAFIPPIFEFTVFCSAHLMFWTLLFRSWILPGVKPKNPDPRTTDDKFLMWIETDDTDKVSRLLKETGASEIKIV from the coding sequence ATGAAATCAATTCACGCGATATACGATGACGATGAAGTGCTGGTGAGCGCGGCAAAAAAAATTAACGGAGCGGGAATAAAAGTGAAAGAGGTGTTTACTCCGTTTGCGGTGCACGGGCTTGCAGAAGCGCTTCACGTTCCGCGCACGCGCATTGCCATTTGTTCTTTTCTCTATGGCTGCACCGCGCTGAGTTTAGCATGTCTGGGAATCTGGTATTTTATGGTGAGCGACTGGCCAATGGATGTGGGCGGAAAACCAAACTGGACTTTGTATCATAACATTCCCGCATTCATTCCTCCGATATTTGAGTTCACTGTTTTCTGTTCCGCGCATTTAATGTTCTGGACACTGCTTTTCAGAAGCTGGATTCTTCCCGGAGTAAAACCCAAAAATCCTGACCCGCGAACAACGGACGATAAATTTTTAATGTGGATTGAAACAGATGATACAGATAAAGTTTCACGGCTGCTGAAAGAAACAGGAGCGAGTGAAATAAAAATAGTTTAA
- a CDS encoding quinol:cytochrome C oxidoreductase codes for MMGIGALALVYAMIRHIPIQRVWANLLVDIFFFLCLGIGATFYMAKKYAAEASYAIVYKRVYEAISGYLPVGVLMLFVFLVCGFLGLHHIYKWTDKTVYDTASEHYDKILANKAPYFNPFFYWARFILYFGGAIYARNLLRKRSLEEDLTGDINLHRKNITTSAGFLVLFGFITPVMVWDVIMSVDTHWFSTMFGWYVLAGFWCTTMVVITLLSLHLKDKGYLPEMNDNHFHDLGKWIFALSFLWTYTFFCQFMLIWYANIPEEVTYFHDRIDAMGYRPLFWIMFFINFSFPMLFLMSRDAKRNSTYLKIIGGILIFTHWLDVFVMVMPGTVGGGWRVFSPFELGLLIGFAGLFLFVVLTQLAKAPIIVQKHPLLDESKHHQI; via the coding sequence ATGATGGGCATTGGCGCACTCGCGCTCGTGTATGCAATGATTCGCCATATTCCCATTCAGCGCGTGTGGGCAAATCTTCTTGTAGATATTTTCTTTTTTCTTTGCCTTGGCATTGGCGCTACTTTTTACATGGCGAAAAAATATGCAGCCGAAGCATCTTACGCCATCGTTTATAAAAGAGTGTACGAAGCCATCAGCGGTTATCTTCCGGTTGGAGTGCTCATGCTTTTTGTTTTTCTTGTCTGCGGATTTTTAGGATTGCACCATATATACAAGTGGACAGACAAAACTGTTTATGACACTGCGAGCGAACACTACGATAAAATTCTTGCCAACAAAGCGCCTTACTTCAACCCGTTTTTTTACTGGGCAAGATTTATTTTGTATTTCGGTGGAGCCATCTATGCGCGTAATCTTCTCCGCAAACGCTCGCTCGAAGAGGACTTGACAGGCGATATAAATCTTCACAGGAAAAATATTACCACCTCCGCAGGATTTTTAGTGCTCTTCGGATTTATTACTCCGGTGATGGTGTGGGATGTAATCATGTCGGTTGATACGCATTGGTTCAGCACTATGTTCGGATGGTATGTGCTTGCAGGTTTCTGGTGCACCACGATGGTGGTGATCACGCTGCTCTCGCTTCACCTGAAAGACAAAGGATATTTGCCCGAGATGAACGATAATCATTTTCACGATTTGGGAAAATGGATTTTTGCTTTGAGTTTTCTCTGGACTTACACTTTCTTCTGCCAGTTCATGCTCATCTGGTATGCAAACATTCCCGAAGAAGTAACTTATTTTCACGACAGGATTGACGCGATGGGATATCGTCCGCTGTTCTGGATTATGTTCTTCATAAATTTTTCTTTCCCGATGTTATTTTTAATGTCGCGCGATGCAAAACGGAATTCAACATATTTGAAAATCATAGGAGGAATTTTAATTTTCACACACTGGCTCGATGTTTTTGTAATGGTGATGCCGGGAACAGTAGGTGGGGGCTGGAGAGTTTTTTCTCCCTTTGAATTAGGATTATTAATCGGCTTTGCCGGATTATTTTTATTTGTGGTGCTCACACAACTGGCGAAAGCGCCCATCATTGTGCAGAAACATCCGTTGTTAGATGAAAGCAAACATCATCAGATATAA
- a CDS encoding T9SS type A sorting domain-containing protein yields MKKLLLSSIFVLLTAVAMLSGVEAFAQNSRLWGTYYGGTNNDEGFAVARDLAGNVYLAGYTADTTASIFASSGAFQGVYGGGTDDAFLVKFDAAGNRLWSTYYGGSGTDYGYALSTDVNGNVYLAGYTNSPAGIAAGGFQNTIGGGYDAFLVKFDANGNRLWSTYFGGTANESSGASTGEGLATDAGGNVILTGVTASPNGIASGGFQNTYGGANDAFVAKFNAGGNLLWSTYYGGTSAEQPYDASADMAGNIYVAGATQSTTNISSPGAFQTGYGGGTDAFVVKFGPGGNRIWGTYYGGGSADEGRALKVNGRKVYLSGRTQSTSGIASPGAFQTVQGGGGNYDAYLVKFDSSGTRNWGTYYGNTGSDAGYGLAIDSRENIYQAGRTSSATGIATPGAFQTTFSGTIDNMLVKWDSAGIRLCATYAGTTGSSLSFGAAIGGGKVYIGGYTSSTGGIAGNGYQNTFGGGGFGANDGFLIKFESCISDTIVSVSAKCNGQCNGTATAQGKWATLLPYSYVWSTIPAQNTQTATGLCAGKYYVTVTDANGNANTDSVTITQPATIAITMTSLPASSCSPCNGAANASVSGGTSPYMYAWSPGGGNAATATGLCSGNYTVNVTDANGCTGTATVTVGGTSAGPTASISSSTNLKCNGQCIGTATAAGTGGTPPYTYAWSNGQSTQTATGLCAANYTATVADANGCFSTATVTITQPPVLSSGGSVKNVTCNGACDGSATITVAGGTPPYTYSWAPGGQTTSTATGLCAGNYTATVTDANGCTVSMNYPIVQPSSIGIATSSNNATSCAPCNGSASAAVVGGTPPYMYAWAPSGGNSSAATGLCPGNYTLTVTDANACTATATVSVGGTAGVITSISSSINIVCKGSCTGSATASGSGGTLPYTYAWSDGQTDQTATGLCAGSYTVTITDAGGCYSSASVNITEPATALTAATSQVNVTCNGMCNGMASVNASGGTPPYTYMWSPNSQTTPGISNQCAGNYTATVTDALGCVLTETFSITQPSSLGIGTTSNNATSCAPCDGSASAVVVGGTPPYTYAWSPVGGNSSAATGLCAGSFTVNVTDANGCTNSSIVSITGPVPPSATISSSTNATCNAACDGSATVSVLGGTPPFTYLWTPGGQTTSTATGLCAGSHNVTVTDAGGCSSSANVVITQPAALTGFRSHTDVTCNGLCNGTATVNVSGGTPPYAYTWVPTGGNASTATGLCAGNYTVNITDANNCTLARTYTVTQPSSIGNAMSSNSSSSCSPCNGTASATTIGGTPPYTYAWLPTGGNSSAAAGLCAGNYTVEITDANGCTGSATVSVGGLSGPIASVSSTNVTCNSACDGTASATGSGGTPPYTFAWAPGGETTSAVTGLCAGSYTVTISDAGGCFSSSVVNITQPSALNGSPTQTNVSCNSACTGQAGITVSGGNSPYTYMWNNGATTASATGLCAGNYTVTITDASGCTLTHTYTITQPSSIGIATTSNNSTSCTPCDGSASASAVGGVLPYNYMWSPSGGNAASATGLCAGIYTVTVTDGNSCMATSTVSIGGPMGPTVTITSSGPSATATATGNSPFTYSWSDGQTTSTATGLSTGTYTVCVTDNGGCITCATVTISLTGVGVPVATNSVKIYPNPTTEIVFVEGYFSNPQTITISVMNMLGKTMFREQVNSGNYMNKKLYTGNLAQGIYFLQIVGNGAILKTEKLVIQ; encoded by the coding sequence ATGAAAAAACTTCTCCTCTCTTCAATTTTTGTTCTTCTTACCGCTGTTGCCATGCTGAGCGGAGTCGAAGCATTCGCACAAAACAGCCGCCTTTGGGGAACCTATTATGGCGGAACAAACAATGACGAGGGTTTTGCCGTTGCCCGCGATTTGGCAGGCAATGTTTACCTTGCCGGATACACTGCCGATACCACCGCTTCCATTTTCGCTTCTTCGGGAGCATTTCAGGGAGTATATGGAGGCGGAACAGACGATGCTTTCCTTGTAAAGTTTGATGCTGCCGGCAATCGTCTCTGGTCAACTTACTATGGAGGAAGCGGCACCGATTACGGCTATGCCCTCTCCACCGATGTGAATGGAAATGTTTACCTCGCTGGTTATACCAACAGCCCTGCAGGAATTGCTGCGGGCGGTTTTCAAAATACAATTGGTGGTGGCTACGATGCATTCTTGGTGAAGTTTGATGCCAACGGCAACCGCCTCTGGTCAACTTATTTTGGCGGAACTGCCAATGAATCATCAGGCGCTTCAACAGGCGAAGGTCTCGCCACTGATGCCGGAGGCAATGTTATTCTTACAGGCGTTACCGCCAGCCCTAACGGAATTGCTTCGGGCGGTTTTCAAAATACTTACGGAGGCGCCAACGATGCCTTTGTGGCAAAGTTTAACGCAGGCGGAAATTTACTCTGGTCAACCTACTATGGAGGCACCTCAGCCGAACAGCCATACGATGCAAGCGCAGACATGGCGGGAAACATTTATGTGGCAGGAGCCACGCAAAGCACTACCAATATTTCTTCTCCCGGTGCCTTTCAAACCGGATACGGTGGAGGAACGGATGCGTTTGTAGTCAAGTTTGGTCCCGGTGGAAACAGAATCTGGGGAACGTATTACGGTGGCGGAAGTGCCGATGAAGGGCGCGCGCTGAAAGTTAACGGAAGAAAAGTTTATCTCTCGGGAAGAACGCAAAGCACATCAGGCATTGCATCGCCCGGTGCCTTTCAAACCGTTCAGGGTGGCGGAGGAAATTACGATGCATACCTTGTAAAGTTCGATTCCAGCGGAACACGCAACTGGGGAACGTATTATGGAAACACCGGCAGCGATGCCGGCTATGGGCTTGCTATTGATTCGAGAGAAAATATTTACCAGGCGGGCAGAACCAGCAGCGCCACCGGCATTGCCACTCCGGGCGCATTTCAAACCACCTTCAGCGGCACCATTGACAATATGCTGGTGAAATGGGATTCGGCAGGCATTCGCCTTTGCGCTACTTACGCAGGAACCACCGGTTCTTCTCTTTCTTTTGGCGCAGCAATTGGCGGAGGAAAAGTTTATATTGGCGGATACACCAGCAGCACCGGAGGAATTGCGGGCAACGGTTATCAGAATACATTTGGCGGAGGCGGGTTTGGTGCCAACGATGGCTTCCTCATAAAATTTGAATCCTGCATCAGCGATACCATTGTTTCTGTGAGTGCAAAATGCAACGGGCAATGCAACGGAACTGCCACTGCACAGGGAAAATGGGCAACGCTTCTTCCTTATTCTTATGTATGGAGCACTATACCTGCGCAGAATACGCAAACCGCCACCGGTCTTTGTGCTGGAAAATATTATGTAACCGTTACCGATGCCAACGGAAACGCCAACACCGATTCGGTAACCATTACGCAGCCCGCCACTATTGCAATTACCATGACTTCGCTGCCTGCAAGTTCCTGTTCTCCCTGCAACGGTGCGGCTAACGCAAGTGTATCGGGAGGAACTTCTCCTTATATGTATGCATGGTCTCCTGGCGGAGGAAATGCCGCAACCGCCACCGGGCTTTGTTCAGGAAATTACACGGTGAATGTAACCGATGCCAACGGCTGTACAGGAACAGCAACAGTTACTGTTGGCGGAACATCCGCAGGACCCACTGCTTCAATTTCTTCTTCCACCAATCTTAAGTGCAACGGACAATGCATCGGCACTGCAACCGCAGCAGGCACGGGCGGAACTCCGCCTTATACCTATGCTTGGTCTAACGGGCAATCCACGCAAACCGCTACAGGACTTTGCGCGGCAAATTATACCGCCACCGTAGCCGATGCCAACGGATGTTTTTCAACCGCTACGGTAACCATTACTCAGCCGCCAGTTCTTTCTTCGGGCGGCTCGGTAAAGAACGTAACGTGCAACGGAGCATGTGATGGTTCAGCCACTATTACTGTTGCTGGCGGAACTCCGCCATATACCTATTCATGGGCTCCTGGCGGGCAAACCACTTCTACGGCTACCGGTCTTTGCGCAGGAAATTATACTGCCACCGTTACCGATGCCAACGGCTGCACCGTTTCAATGAACTATCCCATTGTTCAGCCCTCTTCCATAGGCATTGCCACTTCTTCGAACAATGCAACCTCGTGCGCGCCCTGCAACGGCTCTGCAAGCGCTGCAGTGGTGGGAGGAACTCCTCCTTATATGTATGCATGGGCTCCCAGCGGAGGCAATTCTTCTGCCGCCACCGGACTTTGTCCCGGCAATTATACCCTCACTGTTACCGATGCGAACGCCTGCACTGCCACTGCAACCGTCAGCGTGGGAGGAACAGCGGGTGTAATCACTTCTATTTCTTCTTCCATAAATATTGTTTGCAAGGGCTCGTGCACGGGTTCGGCAACTGCTTCGGGAAGCGGGGGAACTTTGCCTTATACCTATGCATGGTCTGACGGGCAAACTGACCAAACTGCCACCGGTCTCTGCGCGGGAAGTTATACGGTAACTATTACCGATGCCGGAGGATGTTATTCTTCCGCCAGCGTGAACATTACAGAACCCGCAACGGCTCTCACTGCCGCCACTTCGCAAGTCAATGTTACCTGCAATGGCATGTGCAACGGAATGGCAAGTGTGAATGCTTCCGGTGGAACTCCGCCTTATACTTATATGTGGTCACCCAACAGTCAAACCACTCCCGGTATTTCCAATCAATGCGCGGGCAATTACACTGCTACCGTTACCGATGCTCTCGGCTGCGTGCTCACAGAAACATTCAGCATCACTCAGCCCTCTTCGCTTGGAATCGGCACTACTTCTAACAACGCCACATCCTGCGCTCCGTGCGATGGCTCGGCAAGCGCAGTGGTAGTTGGCGGAACTCCGCCCTATACGTATGCATGGTCTCCCGTTGGAGGAAATTCTTCTGCCGCCACCGGTCTTTGCGCAGGAAGTTTTACGGTGAATGTAACCGATGCGAATGGCTGCACGAATTCATCAATAGTAAGTATTACAGGTCCTGTGCCTCCGAGCGCAACTATTTCTTCTTCCACTAACGCAACCTGCAATGCTGCCTGCGATGGTTCTGCAACCGTGAGTGTATTGGGAGGAACTCCGCCATTTACCTATTTATGGACACCGGGCGGACAAACTACTTCCACCGCTACGGGGCTTTGCGCGGGAAGTCATAATGTGACGGTAACAGATGCGGGAGGATGTTCTTCTTCTGCAAATGTTGTTATTACGCAACCGGCTGCTCTTACCGGATTCAGGTCGCATACCGATGTAACCTGCAACGGGCTTTGCAATGGAACTGCAACTGTAAATGTTTCGGGAGGAACTCCTCCTTATGCTTATACATGGGTTCCTACGGGAGGAAATGCTTCCACTGCCACCGGTCTTTGTGCGGGAAATTATACGGTGAACATTACCGATGCGAATAACTGCACACTCGCAAGAACGTACACGGTTACTCAGCCGTCTTCCATCGGAAATGCCATGTCGTCCAATTCATCTTCTTCCTGTTCGCCCTGCAACGGAACGGCAAGCGCCACTACGATTGGCGGAACTCCGCCCTATACGTATGCATGGTTGCCCACCGGAGGAAATTCTTCTGCGGCAGCGGGACTTTGTGCCGGAAATTATACGGTGGAAATAACCGATGCCAACGGCTGCACCGGTTCTGCAACAGTAAGTGTGGGAGGTTTATCAGGACCCATTGCTTCTGTTTCTTCCACGAACGTAACCTGCAACAGCGCGTGTGACGGAACTGCCTCTGCAACCGGAAGCGGTGGCACACCGCCTTATACTTTTGCATGGGCTCCCGGAGGAGAAACCACTTCTGCTGTCACCGGTCTTTGCGCGGGAAGTTACACCGTAACTATTTCCGATGCGGGCGGATGTTTTTCTTCTTCTGTTGTAAACATAACACAGCCATCTGCGCTTAACGGCTCGCCCACGCAAACCAATGTTTCGTGCAACAGCGCATGCACCGGTCAGGCGGGCATTACGGTTTCGGGCGGAAACAGTCCTTATACTTATATGTGGAATAACGGAGCCACCACTGCTTCTGCAACCGGGCTTTGCGCGGGAAATTATACTGTGACAATAACCGATGCAAGCGGCTGTACGCTCACGCATACCTATACAATCACGCAGCCCTCTTCCATTGGAATAGCCACTACTTCAAACAACTCAACATCCTGCACGCCTTGTGATGGCTCTGCAAGCGCAAGCGCAGTGGGCGGAGTTCTTCCTTATAATTATATGTGGTCGCCCAGCGGAGGAAATGCCGCCTCTGCCACCGGGCTTTGCGCGGGTATTTATACCGTGACTGTCACCGATGGAAACTCCTGCATGGCAACCAGTACTGTCAGCATTGGCGGTCCGATGGGACCTACGGTTACGATAACTTCTTCGGGACCTTCTGCTACTGCAACTGCAACAGGAAATTCTCCGTTCACTTATTCATGGTCAGACGGGCAAACCACTTCCACTGCTACCGGGCTTTCCACCGGAACGTATACAGTTTGCGTTACGGATAATGGAGGGTGCATTACCTGCGCGACAGTTACAATCAGTTTAACAGGTGTTGGTGTTCCTGTTGCAACCAATTCGGTGAAAATATATCCGAACCCAACAACAGAGATTGTTTTTGTGGAAGGATATTTTTCAAATCCGCAGACAATAACCATTTCGGTAATGAATATGCTTGGCAAAACAATGTTCCGCGAGCAGGTGAATTCAGGCAATTACATGAATAAGAAATTATATACAGGCAATCTTGCTCAGGGAATTTATTTTCTGCAGATTGTCGGCAACGGAGCAATACTAAAAACAGAAAAACTCGTGATTCAATAA
- a CDS encoding cytochrome c oxidase subunit II, with translation MITLLTWAVIILAIVLVCRLMKIYELAAELRGGKPQWEVTESDNRMNARLMILFFLAFLGFAFYHLYVFIPKLLPVAASEHGAKMDWLFNFNMIIIGFVAIVTNFCLFYFAFKYYGSKKNNQATFFVESHKLELIWTVVPGIVLTVIIFLGIKTWSDITSAPQGENIVIELYAKQFDWTARYAGKDNILGKRNFKKITDTNPMGLDLTDPKGSDDIVARNEFHIPKGKTIYFKLGSRDVIHSAYMPHFRAQMNCVPGMSTELHYIPTITTDSMRKDPQVIKNIAEVNEILAKKGEAPIEFNYLLLCNKICGLSHYNMQMNIIVDEPKDYEAWLAKQKTVGETMKVETAETNSAGDKMTAEKK, from the coding sequence ATGATAACACTTTTAACCTGGGCAGTCATCATTCTCGCAATCGTTTTAGTTTGCCGGCTGATGAAGATTTATGAACTTGCGGCAGAACTTCGCGGAGGAAAACCGCAATGGGAAGTTACGGAAAGCGACAACCGCATGAATGCGCGCCTGATGATTTTGTTCTTCCTTGCATTTCTTGGTTTTGCATTTTATCATTTATATGTATTTATTCCGAAACTTCTTCCTGTTGCCGCATCGGAACACGGAGCGAAAATGGACTGGCTCTTCAACTTCAACATGATTATTATCGGGTTTGTTGCCATTGTTACAAACTTCTGCCTGTTTTATTTTGCATTCAAATATTATGGAAGCAAAAAAAATAATCAAGCCACTTTCTTTGTCGAAAGCCATAAACTCGAATTAATCTGGACGGTTGTTCCGGGAATTGTTCTTACTGTAATTATTTTTCTTGGAATCAAAACATGGTCGGATATTACTTCCGCTCCGCAGGGCGAAAACATTGTGATTGAACTTTACGCAAAACAATTCGACTGGACGGCACGCTACGCGGGAAAAGACAATATCCTTGGAAAAAGAAATTTCAAAAAGATTACCGACACCAACCCGATGGGATTGGATTTGACCGACCCGAAAGGAAGCGATGATATTGTGGCGCGCAACGAATTTCATATTCCGAAAGGAAAGACAATTTATTTCAAACTCGGTTCGCGCGATGTGATTCACAGCGCCTACATGCCACACTTCCGCGCGCAAATGAACTGCGTTCCGGGAATGAGCACCGAACTTCATTATATTCCCACCATCACCACCGATTCAATGCGGAAAGACCCGCAGGTGATAAAAAATATTGCCGAGGTGAATGAAATTCTCGCGAAGAAAGGAGAAGCACCCATTGAATTTAATTATCTATTGCTTTGCAATAAAATCTGCGGGCTCAGCCATTACAACATGCAGATGAATATTATTGTGGATGAACCAAAGGACTACGAAGCATGGCTTGCAAAGCAAAAAACGGTGGGCGAAACAATGAAAGTTGAAACTGCGGAAACAAA
- a CDS encoding cytochrome c: protein MKSKINKTKRIFKLNALGIVLCTLYFVLSSCNNVPNSPGWEYMPDMYRSSSYETNSGNRIFADSLSNRKPVAGTISQGWVANSDYSMTKMPYPYKNDSAGYEDAGKNLKDPFPASAEMVAQGKEKFEKYCIHCHGPNGQGDGTVVTIGNFPPPPAYNSPQLKNLPEGKMFHTLQYGKGMMGSHASQLTVEDRWKIIRYVQTLQNPGGATANAAPADTAKKEMKAPAMPKDTTKKATDKKS from the coding sequence ATGAAAAGCAAAATAAATAAAACAAAAAGAATTTTTAAGTTGAATGCCTTGGGCATTGTACTTTGTACTTTGTACTTTGTACTTTCTTCCTGCAACAATGTTCCGAACAGCCCCGGCTGGGAATACATGCCCGACATGTACCGCTCTTCTTCCTACGAAACTAATTCGGGCAACAGAATTTTTGCTGATAGTTTATCCAACCGCAAACCTGTTGCCGGAACAATTTCCCAGGGATGGGTTGCGAATTCAGATTACTCGATGACGAAAATGCCTTATCCCTATAAGAACGACAGCGCGGGCTATGAAGATGCAGGAAAAAATCTCAAAGACCCTTTTCCCGCTTCTGCAGAAATGGTTGCGCAGGGAAAAGAAAAGTTTGAAAAGTATTGCATTCACTGTCACGGACCCAACGGGCAAGGCGATGGAACTGTGGTGACGATTGGAAATTTTCCTCCGCCACCGGCTTATAATTCTCCGCAACTGAAAAATCTTCCCGAAGGAAAAATGTTTCACACGCTTCAATACGGAAAAGGCATGATGGGCTCGCATGCTTCGCAGTTAACGGTGGAAGACAGATGGAAAATTATCCGTTACGTGCAAACGCTGCAGAATCCCGGAGGAGCAACAGCAAATGCAGCACCTGCTGATACAGCGAAAAAAGAAATGAAAGCGCCTGCGATGCCGAAAGACACAACTAAAAAAGCAACCGATAAAAAGTCATAA